The sequence TCTTCCATTTCCAATTGCCAGCCGTCATTCATATTAAGAGTGATGACTTTCATTCCTAAATTTTCCGCTGCTTTTTGTGTGCTTAAACGAGTTCGTAAACTTGGGTTGAGAAAAATCATCCCAAGCGTTTTATTTTCACCAAGGTGTTTAAAAGCGTAAGGATCCTTTTTGATGGCAATAATTTCTTGCACCAAAGCATTAAGATCCCCTCCGTCTAAAACTGATTTGAACGTTTTCATTTTACCAAAGTATTGGTTAAAACTGCAATAAATTTATCTGCGAAATAATCTAACTCTTCTTTCGTAACAGAAAGAGGAGGTAATAAACGAATGGCATTTTTATTCGATGATGCTCCAGTAAATATTTGGTGCTCAAACAACAATTCTTTTCGAACTGCTGCACAAGGTTCTTTCAACTCAATGGCAATCATTAAACCTTCCCCTCGAATCTCGGTAATGGCATCCTCTATATTATTTTCTTTCAA is a genomic window of Flavobacteriales bacterium containing:
- a CDS encoding aminotransferase class III-fold pyridoxal phosphate-dependent enzyme, producing the protein LKENNIEDAITEIRGEGLMIAIELKEPCAAVRKELLFEHQIFTGASSNKNAIRLLPPLSVTKEELDYFADKFIAVLTNTLVK